A genome region from Populus alba chromosome 3, ASM523922v2, whole genome shotgun sequence includes the following:
- the LOC118028733 gene encoding probable methyltransferase PMT21: MKHKDGKPGSHPDKNSRAFPMAMMFVVLCGLSFYLGGIFCSERDKIEVKDVAKVVSSPKESSVAPLQIKSTAFPECSSDYQDYTPCTDPRRWKKYGNHRLTFMERHCPPVFERKECLVPPPEGYKPPITWPKSRDQCWYRNVPYDWINKQKSNQNWLRKEGEKFLFPGGGTMFPRGVGAYVDLMQDLIPEMKDGTIRTAIDTGCGVASWGGDLLDRGILTVSLAPRDNHEAQVQFALERGIPAILGIISTQRLPFPSNAFDMAHCSRCLIPWTEFGGIYLLEVHRILRPGGFWVLSGPPVNYENRWRGWNTTVEEQKSDYEKLQELLTSMCFKLYDKKDDIAVWQKASDNSCYSKLTYPDAYPPKCDDSLEPDSAWYTPFRPCVVVPSPRIKKSVMESIPKWPQRLHVTPERILDVHGGSASAFKHDDSKWKIRAKHYKKLLPALGSNKIRNVMDMNTVYGGFAAAVIDDPLWVMNVVSSYAANTLPVVFDRGLIGTFHDWCEAFSTYPRTYDLLHLDGLFTAESHRCDMKYVLLEMDRILRPAGYAIIRESSYFMDAISTIARGMRWSCRGEDTEYGVEKERILICQKKLWHSSNQSSR; this comes from the exons ATGAAGCATAAAGATGGAAAACCAGGGTCCCATCCTGATAAAAACTCCAGGGCTTTTCCCATGGCGATGATGTTTGTGGTACTCTGTGGGCTTTCATTCTATCTTGGTGGAATTTTCTGTTCTGAGAGAGATAAAATTGAGGTCAAGGACGTGGCAAAGGTGGTCTCCTCACCCAAGGAATCGTCGGTTGCTCCTCTCCAAATTAAATCCACTGCATTTCCTGAATGCAGCAGCGACTATCAAGACTACACTCCATGCACGGATCCAAGG AGGTGGAAGAAATATGGTAATCATCGGCTTACTTTCATGGAACGCCACTGTCCTCCGGTTTTTGAAAGGAAGGAATGCTTAGTTCCACCACCGGAAGGGTATAAGCCTCCAATAACATGGCCAAAGAGCAGGGATCAATGTTGGTACAG GAATGTACCATATGATTGGATTAACAAGCAGAAATCTAACCAGAACTGGCTGAGAAAAGAGGGGGAGAAGTTCCTCTTTCCCGGTGGGGGCACCATGTTTCCCAGAGGAGTGGGTGCCTATGTTGATCTGATGCAAGATCTTATCCCTGAAATGAAAGATGGGACCATTCGCACTGCCATTGATACTGGGTGTGGG gtTGCTAGCTGGGGAGGTGATCTATTAGATCGCGGGATTCTAACTGTTTCTCTTGCCCCAAGAGATAACCATGAGGCTCAAGTCCAGTTTGCATTAGAACGTGGAATACCTGCAATTCTTGGCATCATTTCCACACAAAGACTTCCCTTCCCATCAAATGCATTCGATATGGCTCATTGCTCCAGATGTCTTATCCCATGGACAGAATTTG GTGGAATTTATCTTCTGGAAGTTCACCGTATCCTCCGTCCCGGTGGCTTCTGGGTTCTGTCTGGTCCTCCTGTTAACTATGAAAACCGTTGGCGAGGCTGGAATACTACTGTGGAAGAGCAGAAATCTGATTATGAAAAGTTGCAAGAACTGCTGACTTCGATGTGCTTCAAATTGTATGACAAAAAGGATGACATTGCTGTGTGGCAGAAAGCTTCAGATAATAGTTGCTACAGTAAACTTACCTATCCCGATGCCTACCCGCCCAAGTGCGATGATAGCCTCGAACCAGATTCAGCATGGTACACTCCATTCCGCCCTTGCGTTGTTGTTCCAAGCCCAAGAATTAAGAAATCAGTTATGGAGTCCATCCCCAAATGGCCACAGAGGTTGCATGTTACACCTGAACGCATTTTAGATGTTCATGGTGGGAGTGCTAGTGCTTTCAAGCATGATGACAGCAAGTGGAAGATTCGTGCAAAGCACTACAAGAAGTTGCTCCCAGCACTCGGGTCTAATAAGATAAGAAATGTTATGGACATGAATACAGTTTATGGAGGTTTTGCTGCAGCTGTGATTGATGATCCCCTGTGGGTCATGAATGTGGTCTCTTCCTATGCTGCCAACACACTTCCTGTTGTTTTTGACCGTGGCCTCATCGGAACTTTTCATGATTG gtGTGAAGCTTTCTCAACTTATCCTCGAACTTATGATCTCCTTCACCTTGATGGCCTCTTCACTGCAGAAAGCCACAG ATGTGATATGAAGTATGTGCTTTTGGAGATGGATCGGATCCTAAGACCTGCGGGTTATGCAATAATACGAGAATCCAGCTATTTCATGGATGCCATTTCCACCATTGCCAGGGGTATGAGGTGGAGCTGCCGTGGAGAAGACACTGAATATGGAGTTGAGAAAGAGAGAATATTGATTTGCCAGAAGAAACTCTGGCATTCCTCTAACCAAAGTTCAAGATGA